CCAAAAGGAGGAGGAGGTAGCCCAACCTCTCCCCCATGGCCAGGCCCAGAAGCCCCGGGTTGACCGCCCACAGAAGGAGCCCCAGAACCCGCTCGTCCACGCCGTGGGTGAGGGTGAACATGGAAAGGAGCTTGTACCCCACGCCCAGGATGGAAAGGAGGAAGACCCCGCCAAGGCCCGCAAGGAGGTGCCAGGCAAGCCTTTCCGGGTCATAAAAGCCGTAGCGCTGGGAAAGGGCCTGCACAAGCCCCAAAAGGGGGGTAAGGACCAAGTAGAAGACCACCCAGGCCAAGGCGGTGGCCACCCGGTTCCACCGGGGAGCCTGGCGAAAGGTGAGGTAGGCGTGGTAGGCAAAAAAGAGAAGGGCCAAAAACGCCAAGGCTCCTCCTACCGGGACTAAGAAAGGGGCCTGAGCAAAGCCCCAAGCCAGGAGCACCACCCCCAAGCCCCAAAGGGCCATCACCGGATACCCCCACCCCGGGCGGTACAGGGGCGCCTCGAGGACCACGGGCAGAAGCTGATGCATGGCCCCAAGGAGCACCCCCACCCCAAAGCCCAAAAGAAAGAGGTGGGCCATGGCCAAACCCCAAGGATGCCGGGGTAGGAAAAGGGCCTCGGGGTGAAGGGCAAATAGGAGGCTGGCCGCTAGGAAGAAGGCCTCCCCCAGGAAGACGAAGCCGGCAGGGATGGCGAGGGGGATCACGCGGTTATGGGCAGTGACCAACATCGGCTTAATCTTGAGCTACCCGCTCGGGATTGGCCATGACCTAGGTCAACGCCCCCTCAGCGGCCCGGGGGCAGAAGGGTGAGGAGGTCCCCCTCCCGCAAGGGGGTGGCCAGGCCCTCGAGGTAGCGCACATCCCGGCCGTTGAGGAGGACCGTCCAACGAGGCCGAAGGCGCCAGAAGGTCTTGGGTTCCAACCAAAGCCCCGCCTCCTCCTCGGCGGCCAGGGCCTCCAGGGCCAGGTCCCTGAGGGCGGGGTTTACGGCAAAGGCCTTGAAGAGCGCCTCCCCCACGCTTCCTGCCCGCAAGGAAAGGGGCCTGGGCAAGGCGGGGTGGGCCAGGCCCAAGGCCTGAAGGCGCACCGCCGTCTTGCCCTCCCTCAGGGCCGAGGCAGCGTCAAACCCTTTCCGCATCACCTCCTCTTGGGCGGAGAGGTAGACGAGCCAGGGGCGCACATCCCGCACCCTCTCCGCCACGTACCGCCCCACCTGGGCGAAGGAAAGGCCCACGTACTCGGGGGGAATCCAGGCTCCCTTGGGGCCCAAGCCCCCGTGCCAGAGCCCCGCCCGGTACACCTCCCGGGCGAACTCCACCGAGGTGTCCACCCCGATGGTGCGGGCCAGCCAGGCGGAGAAAAAGGCCCGCCGCAAGTAAAGCTCCTCCTCCTTAACCCTCCCCTCCCAGCCTAGGGCCCGGGCGGTACCCGGGTGGCGGCTTAAGTGGTCGTAGACCCCCGCCACAAAGGAAGCTGCTCCCTCCAGGAGTCTTTCCGCATCCAGGCGCATGGCCCTCTTTTCCTCTTCCCCTACGCCGCCAAAGGCGAGGAGGTCGGCAAAGACCTCCTCGGGCAGAGGCGGAAGGTCCAGGACAAGGGCTTCCTCAGGCGGTGAGGCCAGCCTTTTCATCCTCCCCTCCTTTCTCTCTCCTCGCGCATTTTCCTCAGCATATCCCCCGTGACCACCCGCCTGTGCATGGCGGAGGCAAAGACCAAGGTGGCCAGGAGCTGAAGCCCACCGGACACCGCAAGCCAAGGGCGCAGGCCCTCCTGGCCTAGGAGGTGGAGAGGCTCCAGGGCAAGCCTTAGAAGTAGGCCAGCGTTGAGAAGAACAAAGGTGAGCCCCTCGAGGCGATCCTGCCTCAGGCCCCCGGGCCTGGGCATCATCCAGTAAGCCACCCCC
The genomic region above belongs to Thermus caldifontis and contains:
- a CDS encoding protoglobin domain-containing protein — encoded protein: MKRLASPPEEALVLDLPPLPEEVFADLLAFGGVGEEEKRAMRLDAERLLEGAASFVAGVYDHLSRHPGTARALGWEGRVKEEELYLRRAFFSAWLARTIGVDTSVEFAREVYRAGLWHGGLGPKGAWIPPEYVGLSFAQVGRYVAERVRDVRPWLVYLSAQEEVMRKGFDAASALREGKTAVRLQALGLAHPALPRPLSLRAGSVGEALFKAFAVNPALRDLALEALAAEEEAGLWLEPKTFWRLRPRWTVLLNGRDVRYLEGLATPLREGDLLTLLPPGR